The following are from one region of the Salvia hispanica cultivar TCC Black 2014 chromosome 1, UniMelb_Shisp_WGS_1.0, whole genome shotgun sequence genome:
- the LOC125202826 gene encoding uncharacterized protein LOC125202826, with product MQFVYLLPGWEGSAGDSRVLRDAVVRPNGLKVPQGCYYLCDNAYANSNEFLVPYKGVRYHLKEFGPGTETPQNAEELFNMRHTKARNIIERAFAVLKMRWGILRSASFYPIKIQIRMIMACFLLHNFIRREMEIDPVELALDSTASNTIQEEENIGLDYVDCVEPTAAWTQFRDSIAMSM from the exons ATGCAGTTCGTTTACTTACTCCCTGGCTGGGAAGGGTCTGCCGGTGACTCCCGTGTTCTTAGAGATGCGGTAGTACGACCCAATGGGTTGAAAGTACCACAGG GGTGTTATTATCTTTGCGATAATGCATATGCTAACAGCAACGAGTTTCTAGTACCCTACAAGGGAGTTCGATATCATCTGAAAGAGTTCGGTCCAGGTACAGAGACACCACAAAATGCCGAGGAATTATTCAACATGCGACACACAAAGGCAAGAAATATCATAGAACGAGCTTTTGCAGTCCTCAAAATGAGGTGGGGAATCCTCCGGAGTGCTTCGTTTTATCCAATTAAGATACAAATCCGGATGATCATGGCATGCTTCCTACTCCACAATTTCATTCGCCGTGAGATGGAGATTGATCCAGTAGAACTTGCACTAGACAGCACGGCATCAAACACAATCCAAGAAGAGGAGAACATTGGGCTTGATTATGTTGACTGTGTTGAGCCAACTGCAGCGTGGACGCAGTTTCGTGATAGCATTGCAATGAGCATGTGA